Genomic DNA from Setaria italica strain Yugu1 chromosome V, Setaria_italica_v2.0, whole genome shotgun sequence:
GCACGCTAGCAGGTTCAGGGATTCGTTCTTCAAAAGTATATACAAATGTTGCATCGTGAAAACTTGAAACATATTAGCAAGTAGTTGAAGAATAAGACAAATCAAGACAACAGGTACCAGAACTCATAAATcctatattttttatttggtttgtGCATCCTAAGGCATGTTTATGAAAAAGAAATCATTTGTTAAATGCATGGAGTGTGTGTGACACCTAATTGCATCCGAACATGCCACTTTCACCAACCAATTTGTACGCAGGGTACAGAATGAACATGGAAGGTACAGGATAACTCTGGAATCATATTTTGACCTCACCTCAGTTTCCCCATGTACGCATTGCTCCCTTGTGATAGGTCCTCTGCATCAAGGGATATAATGTACTCAGTATGTGGACCTCGCCTAAATCTTCTAGCAGCCATGAGAAATTTCCCTTTATCCATAGGTGCTGTCAGACACAAACAATATGCAGTGATCATTAAGCATATTTGATGATGAAAAAGGCTAGGAAGAATACATCTGATATACAAATGTTACGGTGAAAGGTCCATGGAAACATACAAAACAAAGTTTAGGTGTATATACACCAAGTTTGGAGTATGCAGTCGTGCACTTCAAAAAATTCTACATAAAGTAAGAAATGTAGATATGTTCAAATATAAACAAAAGCAAAAATTTCTGCAAAAATATGATCACTACGTGTCCTCTGAGACCTTTTTGAAGTGTAAGAGTGCCTAAGCTTAGGTGTAGATGCACCTCGGTTGAGAAGATATCACTCATAAGGAAACAATTAGCTTGGCTATACACAAACTTCATCACTGAGCATTTGAGGGTAAAAGCTGGTCAAATAAATGTTTAGTGCTATGATTAAGCTGTAGGACTACAAGTAACTATCCTAGTAGTGTTCATGGACTGCTAATTCTATTTCATTACCCAGTCTACTTTGTTTTTCCATCATCACAGATTAATAACCAAACTAAAATGCATCACGTGGTCCAGGCAAAATAAATATATCATGTTGGACCAATCAATGGTCTGAAAGGCAAGAAGCAATCAGTTATGGAAGTGAACATGCCAGATTTCCACTAGAAAGAATGCACCATGAAAACACATTTTACTCTCTTAAAGTGAACTTCAGGTTAATGTATAAATATGCAACATGAGgtaaaaatgagaaaaatcaACATGGTATTCGCATCAATCTTGCACTTACAGTTTGCGTAGCCAAGGTAGAGGAGGAATGTAGAGTTCCTTTTGTTCCGCTTGATAAAGCACTGCATTGGGAGCTCCCTTGGCCCTGGCTGTGTTTTGACAAAATGGTGATTTAGGCACACTGTCACACTGATGTCAAATAAGAAACACTATGCTACTAAAGTTGCAAGGAAAACTTCTGGAACTGAAGTCCTGAAATATCTAGATAGCTGCCTATGCACATATCAAAATAGCTAACAGATGGTACATTAGGAAAAGTATCCAATCCATCTGCCAGGTTATTTCTCCCACAAGAATCCTAAACAACCAAAGTAGCTAAAAAGTAATAAAGATACCTAGATGCAGAAGAGCACTACCCCGAAACTCGCCCAAAACACTAATATCTATGGAAAAAAAGTTTCATATGTATCAATAACTAGACATTTCTGATTGTGGAATATTTCGTGAACCCAGGGCCAACCAGCCTCACTGAAACCGAGCAGAAAAACTACATATGAGCAGGCAACTGACAAGCTATATTCCGTAATCTCTCATCCAAAATAGTATCAAACCAATTGAAGTTATAAAACAAGACAAATCTACTAATCCCATCGCTCCTAAATTTAGCAGGGCAGGAGTAAGAAATCTCAGCGTCTTGTGGCAACAACAGGTATGCCGTGACCAAATTCGTCCCTCAAAGCTCACAGAACTACCGTAATCCGACGCCTCAATCCCATTTCAGCACAGGAGCTTCGCCAAATCACGAATCTAAAGACAAAAATCGCATCTTGGATCGACCCCGAACCCTTCTCAAAATCATCGACATGACAAGAGATACACACAGTCCACAGACCCCCCACCACCGCACACCGAATCGGCACCAGCAACCGAGCACCCTACTGGCATGCGCGCGAGCGCCTAGCACAGACCGCGGCTCCCGTCCTCACCTGCTTGAGCGAGGAGGGGAAGGTGATCTTGCCGGActccgccggcggccgcacgacggcgacggcggcctcgCGCCACCGGCGGCACACGCAGGCGCAGGAGACCACGTCCTtccgcgccggccaccgctcGGCGCCGGACGTCTCGACGCGCCGCACCACGTCGGAGAGCAGCTCCGGCAGCAGCCTCGCCCACCTCTCCTCCTGATCCTCCGCGTCCGGgtccgcctccaccacctcggCCATCTCGCCgcgctccggtggcggcgccggcagcgtcGAGGCTTGCCGAGGCATCCCCCTTCCCCCACTACTGTACTGCGTCTCCACTAGGTCGCGggcctctccttttcttttctttttctgcccCTGTGTACTCAAAACCGCGTTCGGCTGTACTACTAGCAGAAAGAGAAACACCCCACTCGTAGTCTACTTGTCTGGACTGTAGAGAAGCGAAATTGTAGATCACAAGGAGTACCATGGTCACCGTAGAGTCCGTCGTATCTCGCCTGGCTAAAATGTTTGGCATTGAGCAACCACGCATATGCAGATGGGAGGGGTCACGTCATCGTAGGTTTGATGTTGCATTGTTGATTTTTTATATTTCGGCGTCACATTTAAAATGTTGCAACTTAGTTGATGTTTGAGGTTGCATTGTTGATTTTTATATTCCGGTATCACATTTTAAATGTTGTAACATTTCGTTCTTGCTAAACTAATATTATCAATAGATGCAGTGGTGGAACCGAAACGAAAATCAAACAACCGCCAGTTCAAAAAATTAACAATTTATCCCATTTTTTCGTTGTCCACATAAACATGCAATAGCTAGCCGTAACTATAGTAGTTAATTACGCAACGCCAATATGAATTAGGAAAATAGAGCTTGCTTGTATTGGTTTGAGTTGGAGGAGGAACATCAAAAGCAGGAGGGTTGGCTGTGATGCCTGCTGCCCACCATCGTTGATGTTGCCCTCTGCGATTCGCAGCCACGCCGCCACAGCCATTGCTTGCCCGTCGTCAATGGCGCAATGACGCCATCAGGCATTGGCTATTAGCATGTCGTAGAGCTAGAGTCCAGTAGTACGCGGGCGACGAGCGACTACCGACTGGGCGAGGTCTTGTCAGCGTGTCACAAGATGTAAACGAAACATCGCGACTTGCAAACTGTGGGTTTTCGAACGCAAAATACATGACCGGTGTTCCATTTGATTACGTACATGAGGTGTTGGGATTGACCCTTGTAACCTACGACCTAATTTGCGCATATAAGAGTTCATAAGCTAACAGTTGACTACGGACTGTTGGGGTGGCCATGGCCCCGTCGGACCCCTCAGTTCCGTCACTGAATAGATGTTGCATGAAACCTTATGCAATGTTACGACGGAAATTTTCGGTCCAAGATTTACAAAGTAAAGAGGCTGTTTCAACGCACATTTTGGATGCTGTAGACGtgtttattttttgtttcatgTGCTATTTACTTACGTTGCAGATGTATTTTTCTTATATTGCTATGGAGTGATATTTTCCATCGCTTGTCCAGTGCTAAAATTTAGGCCCTATTTTGGatatagagttttttttttctcggccTAGGAGCCAACACGGCCGAAGTTTTTGTGCTTCTGCCTTCTTCGGCCCAATCGGCCCAATGGCCCATCCGTAAATATCCTTCGTCAATCTAATCCTCCTCATTTCCAGTCTTCCTCCGTAGTCCAAGCAGGCGAGCGAGGCGGCAAGGCGGGAGGAGATAACGCCGGAGCTAGTTCGCGGGCAGGGGCAGGTACACCCCGCTTCTTCTGATTGCTGTGGAGCCTCAGATTCCTGCCTGATGGTTCTCTCCTGTTAAGTTTCTCGGTGGGAATCTTTTCTGCAAAAAGCAATGCAATAGTGGGTTCAGCTCCGCCCGTGGggaatggcgccgccgccgaatgCGAGCATGGGGCTGCTCAGCTTGAGTGGCTGCGGGTCTCTCCTCCCCACCCCGCAGCCTAATTCGAGCCAGGGTCGCGGGTTCTCGGTCCCCGGGAGGAGCGTCTCTGTGTTGCCACTGCGCTGGGGTTTGGCGAGGAAGAGAGGCCGGGTTCTTGATTCAAGAACTGACGGTGCTGTGGCTGGTGGCGAGTCCGGCGCCGGGTCGTCGGAGCTGCGGCACATCGAGAAGGAGCTGACGTTCAGCCCGACCTTCACGGACTATGTGAAGATCATGGAGTCGGTTAAGTTGGACAGGAGCAAGAATTTACATGGCAGCGATTCAGATAGCCGGAGCTCGAGAAGAAGGTTCACGGGTGATGGTGACCGACATGGGGATGGGAGGTCTGGTGATGCAAGGAATAAACCTTTTGAAAGGAATCAGGGGCCTCGGAGGAACAGAAGGAGTGACATAGGTAGAGTAGTGAAATTGGCGAAGGATGATAATCAAAAGGATGTTACTGGATTCGTGGAAAGAAGAGCAATGGGTGATGTAAAAAATAACCGCCATggtcaaggagaggttgaagaATATGTGCAAAGAAGAATAATTTGTGGTGACACGAGAGGAGATGGAGGCAATGGGCAGCTCTCATCACATTTGAAGGTCAAAGATACTAGCAGTAGTATGTCTGAACACCAGTCAGTGAGGAACAGGCAAAATCAGTCAGTTGCAGGGAGTTATTTGGAAGGGCAGGTACCGTATACTCCACCTCGGACTTCTGCCCTTCCGAATAACAGCATTTCATCAAAGAATGCCAAGTTTCAAATGGGAAAAGGAGACTTTACTAGCACAAGTAGTAGTCGTGACTTCAAATATCCCAGGCAGAGTACATTTTTTAATAGCGAGGTCAATGCCAACAGTAAAGTTCAAAGACACCAGCAAAGAGTAGAGAGTTCAGGGAGAAACTTTGTAGAGTGTAGGTTAGGAGAGATTGACATAGACTCTAAGAAGTCAACGCCTCAGCATGATAGCCATTCAAGTGATAGTTTGAAGAGTGATAAACCTAGAAAAATTCAAATGCAGAGAGGAGCAAATGTTAATATGGGGAAATATGTTAGGAGGGACACTGAAGCTACATACTTTGATGATAGAGCTGCTTTCAAGTCTTTTGAGGTATTCACTGATGTCAGGGATAGGCCACGGATTCTTCGGATGGAAATGGAAGAGAGAATACAGAAGTTAGCTAGTCAGTAAGTCTTCCATATACTTGGTTTATTGAAATGCTTGAGTTATCTGGTTTAAGTTGAAGTGTTTAACATATTACTCTTCTTTAATTTGGAAAAGTTGGACCTTCATCGCGGTTCTGGTTCATATGTAATCTTTAGCATGAGCATCACATTCTTTGCAATTCTCAGTTTTGATTTATTTTACTTTCCTTACAATTCTTCACTTTCTTATATTCACGGATGTGACCATTTACTatcatcattcacattaaaTATCATCATGCTGAGTGGCTTTGAAATTTATTTCCCATACAAATGACGAGCACAAATCTTTTTTGATAAATAGCGCCTATGAACTTAATCACTTCTAGCAATCCTTATGGTTATTTATTTTTTGAAGGCTCAATGCTACAGATGTCAATACTCCAGAGTGGAAATTCTCCAAAATGATTCATGATGCACAAATCAAATTCTCTGATCACTCAATCCTAAGGATTGTTCAAATGTTGGGTCGATACGGAAATTGGAAACGCGTTTTGCAAGTTGTTCAATGGCTTGAGTCACGTGAAAGGTTCAAGTCCTACAAGAGCAGGTAATGGCCGCTCATATATGCTACCCTCTTCTTTGATGCTGTGCATTCTAGCTACTGTTATTAACGTGATGTGCAGCCTTGGATGCAAGCTTAAAGTAGTTTATTTAAGTTCTCTTGGGTACCTTCCAATGGCCTTACGATTTtgcattaaataaatatagttTTAGCATATGAAATGCATGCGATGTTCTAATGTTATCTATCTGATGTAGGTATATTTACACAACAGTTCTTGATGTTCTAGGAAAGGCAAAGAGACCAATCGAGGCATTGAATGTATTTTACACCATGCAGGTATAGCTAGTTCTCATCTTTGTTAAGATAAGAAGAAAAATAGTTCTCATCTTTGTTGTccaaaaaataagaagaaaaagagttCTCATCTTTGCCTTATGGTTATCTAGACCTAATCTGACCTTATTCAGATGTCATTTGCAGAACCAATTGTCATCGTATCCTGATATGGCAGCTTATCATTGTATCGCTGTTACTCTTGGGCAAGCTGGTCTTGTCAATGAGCTATTTGATGTGATTGATTGCATGCGTTCTCCTCCTAGGAAGAAGTTCAAATTGGGCCCTCTTCAGAATTGGGATCCTCGCTTGGAACCAGACCTCATTGTATACAATGCGGTGAGTAGCTTTTGTAGCAAATTTCATGTGCAAGCGGTTTGATAAGCCTGGAAACAGCATCTACATCTTTAGAACTATTGGTCGTTTGATCTTCAGCAGTACATTAACTGGTTCTACCGCTTTGCAGGTTTTAAATGCTTGCGTGCAACAAAAGCAATGGGAAGGGGCATTTTGGGTACTGCAACAGTTGAAAGAGAAGAATATTCGCCCAACAAATACAACATATGGTCTTGTTATGGAGGTATGTTAATCTTGATGTTACATGTGATCATGTGACACTCATTTCTCGTGCTGTCCGTCTGAAACCCAGCTATGCTGGTCCTGACTGATGCTTCTGCAAATCTTTCATTATTTTCTGATGATAACTAAGCAGTTTTTTCTTGTTGAAATTCGTTGATTTATGTTATTGCTTCTCCACTTGCTTGTCTGATTTCCACAGTATCATATCTTTTTTATGTATTTTTGGCACTGTTCTTTATGTGGCTTAATCCCTTTTCAGTCTATTTTTAACTTTCTTGTACTGCAGGTAATGCTTGTCTGTGGAAAGTACAATTTGGTGTATGAGTTCTTCAATAAGTTGGAGAAATCATTGATACCCGGTGCTCTGAACT
This window encodes:
- the LOC101769906 gene encoding pentatricopeptide repeat-containing protein At1g30610, chloroplastic, with product MAPPPNASMGLLSLSGCGSLLPTPQPNSSQGRGFSVPGRSVSVLPLRWGLARKRGRVLDSRTDGAVAGGESGAGSSELRHIEKELTFSPTFTDYVKIMESVKLDRSKNLHGSDSDSRSSRRRFTGDGDRHGDGRSGDARNKPFERNQGPRRNRRSDIGRVVKLAKDDNQKDVTGFVERRAMGDVKNNRHGQGEVEEYVQRRIICGDTRGDGGNGQLSSHLKVKDTSSSMSEHQSVRNRQNQSVAGSYLEGQVPYTPPRTSALPNNSISSKNAKFQMGKGDFTSTSSSRDFKYPRQSTFFNSEVNANSKVQRHQQRVESSGRNFVECRLGEIDIDSKKSTPQHDSHSSDSLKSDKPRKIQMQRGANVNMGKYVRRDTEATYFDDRAAFKSFEVFTDVRDRPRILRMEMEERIQKLASQLNATDVNTPEWKFSKMIHDAQIKFSDHSILRIVQMLGRYGNWKRVLQVVQWLESRERFKSYKSRYIYTTVLDVLGKAKRPIEALNVFYTMQNQLSSYPDMAAYHCIAVTLGQAGLVNELFDVIDCMRSPPRKKFKLGPLQNWDPRLEPDLIVYNAVLNACVQQKQWEGAFWVLQQLKEKNIRPTNTTYGLVMEVMLVCGKYNLVYEFFNKLEKSLIPGALNYKVLVNALWREGKIDEAVMAVKDMESRGIVGSASLYYDLARCLCSGGRCKEALLQVEKICKVANKPLVVTYTGLIQTCIDNGSMENAKYIFNEMCSYCSPNTVTCNIMLKLFLEHGMLEDAKDLLQDILNGRIRSKADSSQTATADKFTFNTFMEACAASQRWDDFEYAFREMLSKGYHFDERRHLRMVLDAYRNGKEQLLDDLWRYLCHHNRAPPAPVIMERFCLKLVQGETMAAISCVSRFHQEGKIQNTSAMSWLNLLNRNADSLKHEHVTKLVHELSNFVSSRSSSDNISLYQKIQSSCTAFLSGATVVEKAPSGQQMAVALHHS